The following are encoded in a window of Athene noctua chromosome 29, bAthNoc1.hap1.1, whole genome shotgun sequence genomic DNA:
- the ACKR1 gene encoding atypical chemokine receptor 1, with translation MGNCIPVSPRVLESSISLDLSEIMGNFSYDSSTTFPDYDAAPCHNKYCPLFQRVAPTFLAITCAMAALSTGSLLVALAKRPHAWGWPQSQALVAQLAVGTGLFAALLPSVAVGIGQGWRLGTGLCRLTHLLWHWSLFAQGLLVCSGSCSTVWCRWDPRSRRLAVAVWAGALLLSIPAALASGTVVGPETSCIRQNVDILSPVYLLHLGLCLCLFLLLPVGLLVAMVAVPQLRARWEPGISVSWLFFGLWVPYGVGLAVDFLLHTRLLQPTCGTFEHFDHVLGLSEGLGVLHCCLGPAALLAARLCRHRAGTSGSC, from the exons ATGGGCAACTGCATCCCGGTG AGCCCCAGGGTCCTGGAGAGCAGCATCTCCCTGGACCTGTCAGAGATCATGGGCAACTTCTCCTACGACAGCAGCACGACCTTCCCGGACTACGACGCCGCTCCCTGCCACAACAAGTACTGTCCGCTTTTCCAGCGTGTGGCCCCCACCTTCCTGGCCATCACCTGCGCCATGGCTGCCCTGAGCACTGGGTCACTGCTGGTGGCACTGGCCAAGCGGCCCCACGCCTGGGGCTGGCCCCAGAGCCAGGCGCTGGTAGCCCAGCTGGCCGTGGGGACGGGTCTCTTTGCGGCCCTGCTGCCATCGGTGGCAGTGGGCATCGGGCAGGGCTGGCGGCTGGGCACAGGGTTATGCCGACTCACCCATCTGCTGTGGCACTGGAGCCTCTTCGCGCAGGGGCTGCTCGTGTGCAGTGGCTCCTGCAGCACCGTCTGGTGCCGCTGGGACCCCCGGAGCCGGCGGCTGGCCGTGGCTGTGTGGGCTGGGGCCTTGTTGCTGTCCATACCAGCAGCTCTCGCCAGCGGCACGGTGGTGGGCCCCGAGACGAGCTGCATCCGCCAGAATGTGGACATCCTCTCCCCAGTGTACCTGCTGCACCTtggcctctgcctctgcctcttcTTGCTGCTGCcggtggggctgctggtggccaTGGTGGCTGTGCCGCAGCTAAGGGCGCGCTGGGAGCCAGGCATCAGCGTGAGCTGGCTCTTCTTTGGGCTCTGGGTGCCCTATGGCGTGGGGCTGGCCGTGGATTTCCTCCTGCACACCCGGCTGCTGCAGCCCACCTGTGGCACCTTCGAGCACTTTGACCACGTGCTGGGGCTgagtgaggggctgggggtgctgcacTGCTGCCTGGGGCCTGCAGCACTGCTTGCCGCCCGGCTCTGCCGGCACAGGGCAGGCACCAGTGGCAGCTGCTGA
- the CADM3 gene encoding cell adhesion molecule 3 isoform X3, with protein sequence MLPLGLLLLLLACLGAARGNLSRDESQPTTSDETVVAGGTVVLKCQVEDPDDSSLQWSNPAQQTLYFGEKRALRDNRIQLERSTPNELTISISDVVLSDEGEYTCSIFTMPVRTAKALVTVLGIPQKPQIFGHEQPIDEEKIARLTCRSSGSKPAAQLRWKKGNKELTDEGTEVVEDPNGKTFTVSSRVEFRVTKEDNEAEVTCTVDHESLQNSERSTTQKLQVHYKPTAKIEPHPQYPREGEKLQLQCDGQGNPIPQEFLWEKEGSDAPLQLSSDSVLIFPFLNKSDSGTYVCTATSSMGSVVAKYNLDVSDASPVPSTSSTYHAVIGGVVAVIVFLLLSLLIVLGHYLIRHKGMCIRHGETVTSRHRQNPAEVMCTYLTHEAKGSDDAPDADTAIINAEGGQAGGDDKKEYFI encoded by the exons atgCTGCCCCTcggcctcctcctgctgctcctcgcCTGCCTCGGCGCCGCCCGGGGAAACCTCTCCCGCGACG AGAGCCAGCCCACGACATCAGACGAGACTGTGGTGGCTGGTGGTACCGTGGTGCTCAAGTGCCAGGTGGAGGATCCTGATGACTCCTCGCTGCAGTGGTCCAACCCTGCCCAGCAGACCCTCTACTTCGGGGAGAAACGAG CCCTGCGAGATAACAGGATCCAGCTGGAGAGGTCCACACCCAACGAGCTGACCATCAGCATCAGTGACGTGGTGCTGTCAGACGAGGGGGAATACACCTGCTCCATCTTCACCATGCCCGTGCGGACTGCGAAGGCCCTGGTCACCGTGCTGG GAATCCCCCAGAAACCCCAAATCTTTGGCCACGAACAGCCCATAGATGAGGAGAAGATAGCCCGGCTGACCTGTCGGTCCTCTGGCAGCAAGCCCGCGGCCCAGCTCCGGTGGAAGAAGGGCAACAAGGAGCTGACGG ATGAGGGCACCGAGGTGGTGGAGGACCCCAATGGAAAGACCTTCACCGTGAGCAGTCGGGTGGAGTTTCGTGTCACCAAGGAGGACAACGAAGCTGAGGTGACCTGCACTGTGGACCACGAGTCTCTGCAGAACTCCGAGAGGTCGACCACACAGAAGCTGCAGGTCCACT ACAAGCCAACAGCGAAGATTGAGCCGCATCCCCAGTACCCACGGGAAGGCGAGAAGCTCCAGCTGCAGTGTGACGGGCAGGGCAACCCCAT CCCCCAGGAGTTCCTGTGGGAGAAGGAGGGCAGCGACGCACCCCTGCAGCTGAGCTCCGACAGCGTCCTCATCTTCCCTTTCCTCAACAAGAGCGACAGCGGCACCTACGTCTGCACGGCCACCAGCTCCATGGGCAGTGTCGTGGCCAAGTACAACCTCGACGTCAGCG ATGCCAGCCCGGTGCCCTCGACTTCCAGCACATACCACGCAGTGATCGGTGGGGTGGTTGCCGTCATTGTCTTCCTCCTGCTCAGTCTTCTCATCGTGTTGGGACACTACCTGATCAGACACAAAG GTATGTGCATAAGACACGGGGAGACGGTCACATCCAGACATCGGCAAAACCCAGCAGAGGTGATGT GTACATATCTGACCCATGAGGCCAAGGGCTCGGATGATGCCCCGGACGCCGACACAGCCATTATCAATGCAGAGGGCGGCCAAGCTGGCGGCGACGACAAGAAGGAGTATTTCATCTAG
- the LOC141971716 gene encoding serum amyloid P-component-like — translation MGQLRLCLLAFVALFDLAAPQDLEYHVFVYPHETKNSHVLVRAKPEQPLPNFTVCLQSYTDLTRPYSLFSYATKAQDNEILLLKPKPGEYRFYVGGKFVTFHVPQSIAASEHICASWESATGIVGFWFNGKPWPRKGLQRGYTVGAEAAIVLGQEQDAFGGGFNAQQSFTGELSAVYMWGTGISTSEVMEAMYNRPSKAPIFGWRNFPYKIVGEVYLKP, via the exons ATGGGGCAGCTGCGGCTCTGCCTCCTCGCCTTCGTGGCCCTTTTTGACCTTGCTGCCCCACAAG ACCTGGAGTACCACGTGTTTGTGTATCCCCATGAGACCAAAAACTCCCACGTGCTGGTGAGGGCGAAGCCAGAGCAGCCGCTGCCGAACTTCACCGTGTGCCTGCAGTCCTACACCGACCTGACCCGGCCCTACAGCCTCTTCTCCTACGCCACCAAGGCGCAGGACAACGAGATCCTCCTCTTAAAGCCCAAGCCCGGCGAGTACCGGTTCTACGTGGGGGGCAAGTTCGTCACCTTCCACGTCCCCCAGAGCATCGCGGCAAGCGAGCACATCTGCGCCAGCTGGGAGTCAGCCACCGGCATCGTGGGCTTCTGGTTCAACGGGAAGCCCTGGCCTCGCaaggggctgcagaggggctACACGGTGGGGGCGGAGGCGGCCATcgtgctggggcaggagcaggacgCCTTCGGGGGCGGCTTCAATGCCCAGCAGTCCTTCACGGGGGAGCTCTCGGCTGTGTACATGTGGGGCACGGGGATCTCCACCTCGGAGGTGATGGAGGCCATGTACAACAGGCCCAGCAAAGCCCCCATCTTCGGCTGGAGGAACTTCCCCTACAAGATCGTGGGCGAGGTGTACCTGAAGCCCTGA
- the CADM3 gene encoding cell adhesion molecule 3 isoform X1: MLPLGLLLLLLACLGAARGNLSRDESQPTTSDETVVAGGTVVLKCQVEDPDDSSLQWSNPAQQTLYFGEKRALRDNRIQLERSTPNELTISISDVVLSDEGEYTCSIFTMPVRTAKALVTVLGIPQKPQIFGHEQPIDEEKIARLTCRSSGSKPAAQLRWKKGNKELTDEGTEVVEDPNGKTFTVSSRVEFRVTKEDNEAEVTCTVDHESLQNSERSTTQKLQVHYKPTAKIEPHPQYPREGEKLQLQCDGQGNPIPQEFLWEKEGSDAPLQLSSDSVLIFPFLNKSDSGTYVCTATSSMGSVVAKYNLDVSDLSQLPTPHVHSTPAPPPGPSQPISHASMATASSFTPAPIQDASPVPSTSSTYHAVIGGVVAVIVFLLLSLLIVLGHYLIRHKGMCIRHGETVTSRHRQNPAEVMCTYLTHEAKGSDDAPDADTAIINAEGGQAGGDDKKEYFI; this comes from the exons atgCTGCCCCTcggcctcctcctgctgctcctcgcCTGCCTCGGCGCCGCCCGGGGAAACCTCTCCCGCGACG AGAGCCAGCCCACGACATCAGACGAGACTGTGGTGGCTGGTGGTACCGTGGTGCTCAAGTGCCAGGTGGAGGATCCTGATGACTCCTCGCTGCAGTGGTCCAACCCTGCCCAGCAGACCCTCTACTTCGGGGAGAAACGAG CCCTGCGAGATAACAGGATCCAGCTGGAGAGGTCCACACCCAACGAGCTGACCATCAGCATCAGTGACGTGGTGCTGTCAGACGAGGGGGAATACACCTGCTCCATCTTCACCATGCCCGTGCGGACTGCGAAGGCCCTGGTCACCGTGCTGG GAATCCCCCAGAAACCCCAAATCTTTGGCCACGAACAGCCCATAGATGAGGAGAAGATAGCCCGGCTGACCTGTCGGTCCTCTGGCAGCAAGCCCGCGGCCCAGCTCCGGTGGAAGAAGGGCAACAAGGAGCTGACGG ATGAGGGCACCGAGGTGGTGGAGGACCCCAATGGAAAGACCTTCACCGTGAGCAGTCGGGTGGAGTTTCGTGTCACCAAGGAGGACAACGAAGCTGAGGTGACCTGCACTGTGGACCACGAGTCTCTGCAGAACTCCGAGAGGTCGACCACACAGAAGCTGCAGGTCCACT ACAAGCCAACAGCGAAGATTGAGCCGCATCCCCAGTACCCACGGGAAGGCGAGAAGCTCCAGCTGCAGTGTGACGGGCAGGGCAACCCCAT CCCCCAGGAGTTCCTGTGGGAGAAGGAGGGCAGCGACGCACCCCTGCAGCTGAGCTCCGACAGCGTCCTCATCTTCCCTTTCCTCAACAAGAGCGACAGCGGCACCTACGTCTGCACGGCCACCAGCTCCATGGGCAGTGTCGTGGCCAAGTACAACCTCGACGTCAGCG ATCTTTCCCAGCTCCCCACCCCACACGTTCACTCCACTCCAGCCCCTCCGCCGGGCCCTTCCCAGCCCATCTCTCATGCTTCCATGGCCACCGCTTCATCCTTCACTCCAGCTCCCATCCAAG ATGCCAGCCCGGTGCCCTCGACTTCCAGCACATACCACGCAGTGATCGGTGGGGTGGTTGCCGTCATTGTCTTCCTCCTGCTCAGTCTTCTCATCGTGTTGGGACACTACCTGATCAGACACAAAG GTATGTGCATAAGACACGGGGAGACGGTCACATCCAGACATCGGCAAAACCCAGCAGAGGTGATGT GTACATATCTGACCCATGAGGCCAAGGGCTCGGATGATGCCCCGGACGCCGACACAGCCATTATCAATGCAGAGGGCGGCCAAGCTGGCGGCGACGACAAGAAGGAGTATTTCATCTAG
- the LOC141971715 gene encoding serum amyloid P-component-like, with amino-acid sequence MGQLQLWLAVLAGLSEMVAQEDLYRKVFVFRKDPSDAYVVLRAKLEQPLQNFTVCLRSYTDLTRPYSLFSYATKAQDNEILLLKPKPGEYRFYVGGRFVTFRVPEGRGDWEHVCASWESATGIAEFWLNGKPWPRKGLQRGYTVGVQAAILLGQEQDAFGGGFDVYNSFSGELADVYLWDAGLSPDKMRAAYQSLRLPPAVLAWKSLSYEVKGDVVVKPRLREVLGP; translated from the exons ATGggccagctgcagctctggcttGCCGTCCTGGCCGGGCTCTCGGAGATGGTGGCCCAGGAAG ACCTGTACCGAAAGGTGTTCGTCTTCCGCAAGGACCCCAGCGATGCCTACGTGGTGCTGAGGGCCAAGCTTGAGCAGCCGCTGCAGAACTTCACGGTGTGCTTGCGGTCCTACACTGACCTGACCCGGCCCTACAGCCTCTTCTCCTACGCCACCAAGGCGCAGGACAATGAGATCCTCCTCTTAAAGCCCAAGCCCGGCGAGTACCGGTTCTACGTGGGGGGCAGGTTCGTCACCTTCCGCGTCCCCGAGGGTCGCGGGGACTGGGAGCACGTCTGCGCCAGCTGGGAGTCGGCCACCGGCATCGCCGAGTTTTGGCTCAACGGGAAGCCCTGGCCCCGCaaggggctgcagaggggctACACGGTGGGGGTGCAGGCGGCCatcctgctggggcaggagcaggacgCCTTCGGGGGCGGCTTCGATGTCTACAACTCTTTCTCGGGCGAGCTGGCCGACGTCTACCTGTGGGACGCGGGGCTGTCCCCGGACAAGATGCGAGCCGCCTACCAGTCCCTGCGCCTGCCACCCGCTGTCCTGGCCTGGAAGAGCCTGAGCTACGAAGTGAAAGGCGACGTGGTGGTGAAACCCCGGCTCCGGGAGGTGTTGGGGCCGTGA
- the CADM3 gene encoding cell adhesion molecule 3 isoform X2, with translation MLPLGLLLLLLACLGAARGNLSRDESQPTTSDETVVAGGTVVLKCQVEDPDDSSLQWSNPAQQTLYFGEKRALRDNRIQLERSTPNELTISISDVVLSDEGEYTCSIFTMPVRTAKALVTVLGIPQKPQIFGHEQPIDEEKIARLTCRSSGSKPAAQLRWKKGNKELTDEGTEVVEDPNGKTFTVSSRVEFRVTKEDNEAEVTCTVDHESLQNSERSTTQKLQVHYKPTAKIEPHPQYPREGEKLQLQCDGQGNPIPQEFLWEKEGSDAPLQLSSDSVLIFPFLNKSDSGTYVCTATSSMGSVVAKYNLDVSDLSQLPTPHVHSTPAPPPGPSQPISHASMATASSFTPAPIQDASPVPSTSSTYHAVIGGVVAVIVFLLLSLLIVLGHYLIRHKGTYLTHEAKGSDDAPDADTAIINAEGGQAGGDDKKEYFI, from the exons atgCTGCCCCTcggcctcctcctgctgctcctcgcCTGCCTCGGCGCCGCCCGGGGAAACCTCTCCCGCGACG AGAGCCAGCCCACGACATCAGACGAGACTGTGGTGGCTGGTGGTACCGTGGTGCTCAAGTGCCAGGTGGAGGATCCTGATGACTCCTCGCTGCAGTGGTCCAACCCTGCCCAGCAGACCCTCTACTTCGGGGAGAAACGAG CCCTGCGAGATAACAGGATCCAGCTGGAGAGGTCCACACCCAACGAGCTGACCATCAGCATCAGTGACGTGGTGCTGTCAGACGAGGGGGAATACACCTGCTCCATCTTCACCATGCCCGTGCGGACTGCGAAGGCCCTGGTCACCGTGCTGG GAATCCCCCAGAAACCCCAAATCTTTGGCCACGAACAGCCCATAGATGAGGAGAAGATAGCCCGGCTGACCTGTCGGTCCTCTGGCAGCAAGCCCGCGGCCCAGCTCCGGTGGAAGAAGGGCAACAAGGAGCTGACGG ATGAGGGCACCGAGGTGGTGGAGGACCCCAATGGAAAGACCTTCACCGTGAGCAGTCGGGTGGAGTTTCGTGTCACCAAGGAGGACAACGAAGCTGAGGTGACCTGCACTGTGGACCACGAGTCTCTGCAGAACTCCGAGAGGTCGACCACACAGAAGCTGCAGGTCCACT ACAAGCCAACAGCGAAGATTGAGCCGCATCCCCAGTACCCACGGGAAGGCGAGAAGCTCCAGCTGCAGTGTGACGGGCAGGGCAACCCCAT CCCCCAGGAGTTCCTGTGGGAGAAGGAGGGCAGCGACGCACCCCTGCAGCTGAGCTCCGACAGCGTCCTCATCTTCCCTTTCCTCAACAAGAGCGACAGCGGCACCTACGTCTGCACGGCCACCAGCTCCATGGGCAGTGTCGTGGCCAAGTACAACCTCGACGTCAGCG ATCTTTCCCAGCTCCCCACCCCACACGTTCACTCCACTCCAGCCCCTCCGCCGGGCCCTTCCCAGCCCATCTCTCATGCTTCCATGGCCACCGCTTCATCCTTCACTCCAGCTCCCATCCAAG ATGCCAGCCCGGTGCCCTCGACTTCCAGCACATACCACGCAGTGATCGGTGGGGTGGTTGCCGTCATTGTCTTCCTCCTGCTCAGTCTTCTCATCGTGTTGGGACACTACCTGATCAGACACAAAG GTACATATCTGACCCATGAGGCCAAGGGCTCGGATGATGCCCCGGACGCCGACACAGCCATTATCAATGCAGAGGGCGGCCAAGCTGGCGGCGACGACAAGAAGGAGTATTTCATCTAG
- the DUSP23 gene encoding dual specificity protein phosphatase 23 translates to MAASEPPNFSWVAEGRLAGLAMPREPGHYRFLQGQGVRHLVSLSERAPPHHGCCPAVRLHRLRVPDFSPPTPAQIQSFLRLVEEANARGEAVAVHCLLGHGRTGTMLACYLAKARKMDGGDAIREIRRLRPGSIETREQEQAVIQFCQRDGAGGDSEEA, encoded by the exons ATGGCGGCGTCCGAGCCCCCCAACTTCTCGTGGGTGGCGGAGGGGCGGCTGGCGGGCCTGGCCATGCCGCGGGAGCCGGGGCACTACCGGTTCCTGCAGGGCCAGGGTGTGCGGCACCTGGTATCGCTGTCGGAGCGGGCGCCCCCGCACCACGGCTGCTGCCCCGCCGTCCGGCTCCATCGGCTCCGCGTGCCCGACTTCAGCCCCCCGACGCCCGCGCAGATCCAGAGCTTCCTGCGGCTGGTGGAGGAGGCCAACGCCCGCGGCGAG GCCGTGGCCGTGCACTGCCTGCTGGGGCACGGCCGCACCGGCACTATGCTGGCCTGCTACCTGGCGAAGGCGCGGAAGATGGACGGCGGCGACGCCATCCGGGAGATCCGGCGGCTGCGGCCTGGCTCCATCGAGACGCGGGAGCAGGAGCAAGCCGTGATCCAGTTCTGCCAGCGCGATGG CGCTGGAGGAGACAGCGAGGAGGCCTGA
- the CADM3 gene encoding cell adhesion molecule 3 isoform X4, which translates to MLPLGLLLLLLACLGAARGNLSRDESQPTTSDETVVAGGTVVLKCQVEDPDDSSLQWSNPAQQTLYFGEKRALRDNRIQLERSTPNELTISISDVVLSDEGEYTCSIFTMPVRTAKALVTVLGIPQKPQIFGHEQPIDEEKIARLTCRSSGSKPAAQLRWKKGNKELTDEGTEVVEDPNGKTFTVSSRVEFRVTKEDNEAEVTCTVDHESLQNSERSTTQKLQVHYKPTAKIEPHPQYPREGEKLQLQCDGQGNPIPQEFLWEKEGSDAPLQLSSDSVLIFPFLNKSDSGTYVCTATSSMGSVVAKYNLDVSDASPVPSTSSTYHAVIGGVVAVIVFLLLSLLIVLGHYLIRHKGTYLTHEAKGSDDAPDADTAIINAEGGQAGGDDKKEYFI; encoded by the exons atgCTGCCCCTcggcctcctcctgctgctcctcgcCTGCCTCGGCGCCGCCCGGGGAAACCTCTCCCGCGACG AGAGCCAGCCCACGACATCAGACGAGACTGTGGTGGCTGGTGGTACCGTGGTGCTCAAGTGCCAGGTGGAGGATCCTGATGACTCCTCGCTGCAGTGGTCCAACCCTGCCCAGCAGACCCTCTACTTCGGGGAGAAACGAG CCCTGCGAGATAACAGGATCCAGCTGGAGAGGTCCACACCCAACGAGCTGACCATCAGCATCAGTGACGTGGTGCTGTCAGACGAGGGGGAATACACCTGCTCCATCTTCACCATGCCCGTGCGGACTGCGAAGGCCCTGGTCACCGTGCTGG GAATCCCCCAGAAACCCCAAATCTTTGGCCACGAACAGCCCATAGATGAGGAGAAGATAGCCCGGCTGACCTGTCGGTCCTCTGGCAGCAAGCCCGCGGCCCAGCTCCGGTGGAAGAAGGGCAACAAGGAGCTGACGG ATGAGGGCACCGAGGTGGTGGAGGACCCCAATGGAAAGACCTTCACCGTGAGCAGTCGGGTGGAGTTTCGTGTCACCAAGGAGGACAACGAAGCTGAGGTGACCTGCACTGTGGACCACGAGTCTCTGCAGAACTCCGAGAGGTCGACCACACAGAAGCTGCAGGTCCACT ACAAGCCAACAGCGAAGATTGAGCCGCATCCCCAGTACCCACGGGAAGGCGAGAAGCTCCAGCTGCAGTGTGACGGGCAGGGCAACCCCAT CCCCCAGGAGTTCCTGTGGGAGAAGGAGGGCAGCGACGCACCCCTGCAGCTGAGCTCCGACAGCGTCCTCATCTTCCCTTTCCTCAACAAGAGCGACAGCGGCACCTACGTCTGCACGGCCACCAGCTCCATGGGCAGTGTCGTGGCCAAGTACAACCTCGACGTCAGCG ATGCCAGCCCGGTGCCCTCGACTTCCAGCACATACCACGCAGTGATCGGTGGGGTGGTTGCCGTCATTGTCTTCCTCCTGCTCAGTCTTCTCATCGTGTTGGGACACTACCTGATCAGACACAAAG GTACATATCTGACCCATGAGGCCAAGGGCTCGGATGATGCCCCGGACGCCGACACAGCCATTATCAATGCAGAGGGCGGCCAAGCTGGCGGCGACGACAAGAAGGAGTATTTCATCTAG